Genomic window (Prosthecobacter fusiformis):
TGCACGAAGATGGCCTGATCAAAGCGGCCAGGGCGGCGGAAGGCGGGGTCCAGGGACCAGGGCTGGTTGGTGGCACCGATGACGAGCACGCGCTGGTTTTCACGCAGGCCGTCCATTTCATGGAGGAACTGGTTCACCAGATTGCGGAGCTGGCTTTCGCGCACGTTGCGGCGGTCTTGGGCCAGGGAATCGAGGTCGTCAAAGACGAGCACGCATGGGGCATTGGCACGCGCGGTTTCGAAGATTTGGTGGAGGTTGCGCTCGGTGCTGCCGAAGTAGGGGTCAAAAATTTCGTGCAGGCCGACGGAGAGGTAATTGCACGGGACTTCGCCAGCGACTGCGCGCAGGACGAGTGTTTTTCCACAGCCTGGAGGGCCATAGATGAGGATACCGCCGCCAGCCCGCCTGCCGTAGGCTTTATAAAGGTCTGGGTATTGCAGGGGGTAGATGATCTTCAGGCGGATCTCTTCCTTCAGTTCGTCCATACCGCCGACATCGGCAAAGGTGGTTTCGAACCGGTTGGGATCACCTGGGGTGAAGAAGGTTTCTGGCCGCCAGTCATAGGGGGGCTCATCAAACGGATCGTCATAGAACTCCTGGGAGGATTCGCCATCTTCCAGGGAATCTCCGCTGCTGGCCGGTGGCTCGGGAGTGGAGGGGGCAGGGGAGGTGCGGCGGGCATCGCGGGCGGTGCGGCCGAGTTCGCGTTCCAGGGCAGGGTCGCTCATGGTGCCGTCGATCTGGGCGGCACGGTCAAAATGTTCGATGGCCTTGGAGCGGTCGTTTTCGCTCAAATAGACGCGGCTGAGCAGCAGATGGGCGGAAGCGTTGTCAGGCTCCTGAAGGAGGACACGTTCAGCGCGGACGGCGGCACCGGAGGCATCACCTTCCATAAAAAGGACACGGGCGACGCCGAGCTGGGCATCGGTATGGTCAGGATCAAGCGCCAGCACACGCTCGAAGGCGTCGCGGGCATCTTCCAGATGCAGGAGCTCCATGCTGGCGCGGCCAAAGAGCAGAAGGAGGGAGACGTTATCGGGCGACTGCTCGAGAGCGTCACGGATGGCCTGGAGTGAAGACATAACCTTTGTAAAAGGGGGGGACGGCACAGGGGTGGCGTCGCAGGGTCAGTTAAAAGCGGCTCTGGACAGGATGCGAGAGATTTCTTTCTCGTTTCAAGGGTTCTACGTTCACAGTTGAAAAGCGGTTCACCTTGTCTCTTGATGATCACGCCCAGGCCCTTTTACCTTTTCTTTTACCTTCATGCTCTTTGACTGGATCGCCGCCGCCCGCCCGAAGACTCTCGGTGCCGCCATTGCCCCCGTAGTTGTTGGTTCTGTGCTGGGGTGGAAAATCAGCGGGCAGTGGAGCACCTGGCTGCTGCTTTGCACCCTCGGCAGCACCATCGCCCTGCAAGTGGCCACGAACTGGTTCAACGATGCCCTGGATTTCATGAAGGGGGCGGATACGAAGGCACGCGTGGGGCCACGCCGGATCACGGCTGCGGGGGTGATGTCTCCTGGGGCGGTAATGACCGCTGCCTGGCTGATGCTGGGAGTGGCCACTGCCCTGTCTCTGCCCCTGATCCAGGATCGGGGAATGGCCATTGTGGTCATTGGTATTCCTTCCTTATACTTTTGTTATGGATATACAGGTGGCCCCATGCCGCTGGCGTATCGGGGGCTGGGAGAGCTTTTTGTGATCTTGTTTTTTGGTTTCGTGGCTGTGCTTGGCTCGGCTTTTGTGCAGTCCGGGGAATGGCTGGAAGGCGGTGTGGTGGCGGGTTTTCAAGTGGGCTGTCTGTCCACGGTGCTCATTGCCATCAATAATCTGCGGGATCAGGCGGAGGATCGTACGACGGGAAAAAGGACGCTGGCCGTACGCTTTGGCACCACCTTTGCCAGGATGGAAATCACCTTGCTCATCGTGCTGGCACATCTGGCAGGTCTATACTGGTGGGAGAATGATTTTCCCCGCGCATTCACGGTGCCTCTGGCGGTGGCTCCGGTGGGGTTGTTTTTGATCCTGCGGATCTGGTCGCAGCCTCCAGGGCCAGGATACAACCGGCTGCTGGCGCTGAGTGGCATGCAGCTTCTCTTGTTCGCCGGATTGTTCTGCTGGGGCGTATCCAGGACAAACATCATCCCCTTGTGAGTCTGGACGCGCCCATTTACATCTATGAATACCTGCTGCGCAGTGGCGTGGCGCTGAATTCGGCCTCGCACCGGAGAGTCTTTCCTGGGGCGCTGCTGCGGGTGGGGGCTGGTTATGGCTGCGTGCATCCCTGGCCGGAATTTGGCGATGCGCCGATTGAGGAGCAATTGCGTCTGCTGGCGCAGGGCGTGACGACTCCGGTGACGGCGATGGCGCTGCGCTGTGCGGAGGTGGATGGCGCGGCTCGTGAGGCGGGGGTCAGTTTGTTCGATGGCCTGGAAATCCCACGCAGCCATTATTCGTGGAGTTTTGCGCAGGATACGATGCCGCAGTTTGAACGGGTGCTGTCTGAGGGCTGGCTGGCGATCAAGGCCAAGGGGTATGCCAACTATGGCGAAACGACGCGCTTTCTGGAAAACTGCGCGCGCATGTCCGACGATCGAGAGCTGCGATTCAGGGTGGATTTCAATGGCTGCCTAACCGCGGATTCGTTTCAAAAGTTCGTCGAGTTCATGCCCGTGCGTGTTTATCGGCAGCTCGATTTTGTGGAGGATCCGTTTCCTTATGATGCGGAACTGTGGACCGCCTGCCAGGCTAAATGGGGAGTGAAGCTGGCGCTGGACAAGGGGTGGCGGGATGGAAGCTCAGGCTATGAGGCGGTGGTGGTGAAACCGGCCCGGCGCGACTGGCGGACGGTGGCTGAAAGGCATCCGGAAACACCGCTGGTCCTCACATCTGCGATGGATCATGGACTGGGGCAGATGTTCGCCGCCTATGAGGCGGCGGTGGCGAGGAAGGAACATGGGGAGAGGATCGGTCTTTGTGGGCTGAGCACCCAGCATCTCTTTGAGCCGGATGCTTTTTTTGAGCGTATCCAGGTTACGGGCGGCTGGATGACGCCGGACATCAGCGGCGGCGGACTCGGATTTGGAGATGTGCTGGAAAAACTGCCTTGGAGGCCATTGATATGATCGACATGGACTGGTTCAGCTCCACCAACCACATCGCGGTCAACCCGGCGCAGGCTGAGGCGGCTGCGGGGCTGGAGGATTTCCTAACATCACAAGCGCTGAAAGGGCTGTGTCTTTTCCAAACCTCGGGCAGCGAGGGAACCCCGAAGTGGGTGGGGCTAACCAAAAATGCGTTCATGATTTCAGCGGAGGCGGTGAATGCGCATTTTGAGGTGACGGCGCAGGATCACTGGCTCATCGCGCTGCCGCTGCACCATGTGGGCGGTTTTTCCATCCTGGCGCGTGCCCACCTCAGCGGCAGCCGGGTGACTGAAAGTGCCGCGAAATGGAATCCGCAGGAGTTTGCCAGCCTATGCGAAACAGAGGGCATCACGCTGGTCTCGCTGGTGCCGACGCAGGTGCATGATCTGGTGCAGGCGCGGGTGGTCTGCCCGGACCCTTTGCGTGCGGCCATCATTGGCGGAGGTGGCATGACCCAGGCGCTGGCGGCTGCGGCGATGGAGCTGGGCTGGCGGGTTTTCCAAAGCTATGGCATGACGGAGGCGGCCTCGCAGATCGCGACGCAGCCTTACAACCCCTTTGGTTCGGTCTTCGATGTGAAGTCACTGGAGGTGCTGCCGCATTGGCAGGTGGCGACGGATGAAGGGGGGCACCTGGTGCTGAGCGGATCCGCTTTATCGCCTGGCTATGCGCGACAGGACAAAGAGGGGGAATGGACCTGGGAGGCGATCCCTGCGGAGGGACTGCGAACCCGTGACCGGGTGCGCCTGTGGATGCATGGAACGCGGCAGTACCTGGAATTTCAGGGACGGGATGCGGGTTATGTGAAGATTCTCGGGGAACTGGTGCATTTGGCGCCTTTGCAGGAGCAGATTGAGAATCTGGCGCGGGAGTCAGGATGGGGGGCGCTGCCTGTTCTCCTCGCCCTCCCAGACCCCCGCGCCGAAACCCAACTCCTCCTCATCACTGAGGCCGCCCACCCCGACCCCGCCCCCCTCCTCACCGCCTTCCATGCGGCCAGCCCCCCCTGGCTCAAAATCACCCGCACCGTCCAGGTAAAGTCCATCCCCCGCACCCCGCTCGGCAAAGTCCGCCAAGAGGAGCTGCGCCAGCAAGTAGCTCAGTTGGGCCCCCCAAAAACTCAATCCCATTCCCGTTTTTAGGATAAACTAAGGGGGAGGAAGGCACGCCTGTCGGGCGTGAAACTGGGATTAACCACGGGCAAGGATGAACGCGTATCGGGACTGAAACCGAACTCTGGCATGGAAGAGGATCATCGAGCGACCCTGGCCAAATGATTTTTTGTCAAAAGTCGCAGCCTGAACCCGTTTCCCTGAGGTGTTGCGATGCCATGGACTGCTCCAGCACCTCGTAGAGCCAGTGCCAGTTCATGGAGGCTTCAAAGACAATGCGCGGGTTGGGCCAGCGCTTCACCAGTGTGGCGAAGTCGTGAGGTGAATGGTGTTCGATGCGGCCCTTGCCGAGGTCGGTTCCCGCCGCATCAATGGCGTGCCAGACGCTGTATTTTTTGTGGTAGTCGACACCGATGAATGTGGCGGCTTCGGTGCTTATGGCGGGTGACGATGTTTGGATTGGAGTGCTCATGACACCGCCACTATAGCAAACGCCTTTTACCCAGGGAATACCGCTGGAACCCTTGATTTATCAGGCTTCATGTCGCCTGACCCCGTTTCCCCTGACCCCGTTTTCTCAAGGAGGAGGTGTATGACGCAGAAAACGCAGGCAGAGGGACCCTGGGACAGGCCACAACCTGAATCTAACTGCCGGATTTCCATCTGCGGTAGGCTTTTTCAAAACGGTGTTCGCTTGGAAGCAGCTCGATGGCCTTCTGATAGGCCGCGTGAATATCCCCCACCGGCCTTTGGAGCCATTCAGAAACCTTGGCTAGGTCAAACCAGCACCATGCTGAGCGAATGTTGCTATCACTGCTTTGGAGTGCGGTCCGAAGCAATTCTTCAGCCTCCCTGTTTAGTCGCTGCCTTACTTCACGGCCTTGAGGATTTCTAGTGGAGCGGTAGCGACTCGTCAATTTCATTTTTGTCTGCGCGAACTCATGAAGGAGTTTGGAGTCATCTCGACGTAACGCGATCGCTTGAGCAAACAGGCGATGGGCATCTTCGTAGTCTTCTGATCGCTTCCTGAGAAGAGCTGCCTCTACTAAATCAAGATAGTTAGAACTGGGGGGGAGCCTTTTCAAAACTCCTCGCGCCTGCTCAATCTGCTGCCGGTCCAACAAAAGTCGTGCCAAGGTCAGGTAAGGCAACTGGACTTCTGTCCGGCTTTTTTGCTTTTCGAATTCATCCAGTGCGCCAAGTGCGCGTTCCGTATCATTTGCAGCTACACAGTACTCAATGAACTGGCCCACCAGCGCACCGGAGCCGGGCTGGCTCGCCTTGGCACGTGCCAGACTGGCGATTGCCTGATCCTTGGCTCCTGTAGCCCACAGATGAGCGACTTCACGTAACGCATGAATAACCTGATAACGCGGGTGAACAGGCAGGCTGACCCGAAAAAAGGACCGTGGTTCATCAAAGTCAAACGCAGGTGGAGGCGAACCATTCTCTTCCATTTTCCGCTTGATCTTAGGAATGCCAGTCCCCCTGCTTTCGCATAAACGGAGTTCCTTTAGAAGTTCGCCAATACGGCGGTTCCTTGCGGGAACAGGAGGAAGAGTCCTGCCACTCAAAAAATGTTCCGCTGATATTCCCTGTACAGGTCCTGGATAACTGATGATTTCCAGCCGGTCCGGGTATAGGTAAACTTTTATGGGTTCAGGCTCATTGTCATAACTGCGATGATAGACTGCGTTAACCAGGGCTTCCTCCATCGCGGCGTAAGGATAGGCTACGGTGCGCTCAACCTCAGCCTGCTTCGATGTTTTTTGAAGAAGCCTGCCACCCAAACTATCAAGATAGTCTAAAGTTGATTTTATTTGAAGGGGAAGAGGCCCTTTGAACGTCCGTTCTTCAATTAAATCACCGCCTGCCCCGTCTCCAAACTGGACGACCTCGATCCGGCTGCCAGGGAAGAATGTGTCTGGATTTTCATTGAAAAACATCAGGGCAACATTTTTGGGAACCTTGTGGCCATTGACCGGCGCAAGCAACCTCAACTGGTCATAGAGCAGCAAGTCATCAACCTGCTGCCCTGTGCTGGCCAGATCAGAGCGGACATCGGCGAGAAAGCGTCTGACTAATATTGATGAAATATCTTCAATTCGTGAAGACAGATTGCGCCTGTCGTCAAACGGGATTCGGGCGGTTTGCTCAATAAGCTGGCGATGAATGTCATCCTGAGCCTCGGCCGTTTGCGATCCAATCCGAACGAAATACGCCTGCTTTTGATTGCGGTTTTGAGTGGAATAAGGACGATTATCGCCACCCGGTGCGTAAATAATCAGCAGGTATTTGCCCTCGAACATTACCGGATAAAAAAGAGGCTGATATTCAGGTGTCAGCAAGCGTTTGCAATCCCCTCTTATCTCTTTTTGAAGCAAATCGAGTCTGTCTTCAGGGATGCCGCGAGGAGGCAGGACGGCTATCCCGTCCTGTTCTTCGATGCCGATAACAACATACCCGCCATTAAGGTTTTGAAGATCATTGGCAAAAGCTGAGATCGTTTTCACTACTTGATCCCGGTTTGTATCGTCACAGACCGCCTTAAACTCCAAGCGTGCGTGTTCAACAGACCGCAAATGAATGATGTCTTCGACGTTTAAAGGAGGGGCAATTAAATGGGGCATCTGCTTACACTCACATTAAAACGTGATAAGGGTATGGTTTCAAGCGGTGGTTTGAACTGCCTCTTGCGTTGCACAAATGGATTGCACCCACTGGACGAATGCCAGGGCAAGCCTTAAGGACAGGGCAACGCCGGGGGGGACGGGGTCAGCGGGGACTATAGGCGTGGTATCTCTTCTTCTTTTCCTTGGCAACTCTTCCTTTCGACGTTCTCCACCGAGATCGTGCGGGCCAGGTTGCTCGGGTGAGGCGAGGCCTCGGTTAAGAACGGGGCAGCGATTTCAGGGGTTTCCCGAAATCCATACGCCCACCTCCCGCGCTCCGGCGAATCCAGGATAAGGCCACGCCCGGGGCGCTCGCTCTCCTAGATCTTCAACCCTTTAAGAATCATGAAACCGATCCCCACTTCTGTTCACGGCATGCTGGATTATCCTGTCGGGCTGCTGCTGTTGGCCGCTCCTAATCTGTTTGGATTCGCCGACCAAGGCGGTGCCGCGGTTCTCGTCCCGCGTCTTATCGGCGTGATTGTCATCGTGCAGAGTCTGATGACTCGTTATGAAGCCGGGGTCATCAAGGTGCTCCCCATGAAAATTCATCTGATGAACGATTATCTGGCCGGCGCGTTGCTGCTGTTTTCACCCTGGCTCTTCGGGTTCGCGGACTCGCCCGTGAATGTTTGGGTGCCGCATGTGGCCGCCGGTCTCGTCGTGCTCATTAAAAAGATGCCAGGCAAATTATGACGACGTGCCTTTAAATCGTTGCTGACCAACCATTAGCATAGGCATCTCGATCCCTCACAGCCGCGCGACTGCTCCCTGTTACCCCCATCAGTCCTCTGCATCATCGGCTGTGCTCCGGCTCGGTTTGAGGCGCTCCCTCAATGCCGATGAGATCGCTCGCGGCCTCTCGCGGGGAACTGCTCTCCGCCTGATCCCATCCGTGCCCTCTGTGTCATCTGTGGTTAAAATAGGCTCACTCTCGCCACTGGACCCTCGATTACCTGCCCATTGTCGATGAATGGGGCCTGTGGTGGAAAAGATACCAGACGAATGATGACGACATGCCTTTACTCGGCCCGGGTGAGGATACAGGGCTTGGGATGATCGTCGTCACTGTCGCAGGGTTCGGCATGGCTCGTCCAAACTCATTGCTTATTCCCTATTTTAGAATATCATAAAACAATGATCCATAACACGACGCTCCTTGGCCTAGCGTGTCAAAAATCACCCTCACGCATTTCCTTTCATCACTTGTGGTTTTTATAATCCAGTAGGCCGCAAAATCCCCACGCATCCCCCCGTGGGGAAACGTATCCCCACGAAATCCCCATCGCTAAAAGTTGAAAATCAACGGATAACGCCTGAAATCCCCAAATGGGGAGAAAACGAAATTAATCCCCATCCGGTCCTTGAGCCTGCCATTTTAGAACCTCTCGCCTCACCATAAAAACCATGATTCACTTTTCGGCAGAGGGGCGGCATAGAAGTGTCACGTGCCAAGTCCGCGAGGCGTCTCTGGCATGATGAAAGAGCGTCCTGCCACCCTCTCTGTCCAGCCCCTAACGACCTTGATCAGGTTTGAATCTCATGTTGACGCCAGACATTCAAGATCGTTTAACTACGTAACTTTGTTTCCGATGCATTTGTCTCCTCTCGCTGCGGTGTCCGGCCTTCAGTTTGGGCTAGAAATTATTTCTGTGCCCAGCCTCGTCATCGCAGGTCTGCTGGCCTTATTTTCAATGATCAGTTGGACGGTACTGCTGGTGAAGTGGCATCTGCTGGCGCAGGCGAGGCGGGCGAACAATGTTTTCATGGG
Coding sequences:
- a CDS encoding class I adenylate-forming enzyme family protein, coding for MIDMDWFSSTNHIAVNPAQAEAAAGLEDFLTSQALKGLCLFQTSGSEGTPKWVGLTKNAFMISAEAVNAHFEVTAQDHWLIALPLHHVGGFSILARAHLSGSRVTESAAKWNPQEFASLCETEGITLVSLVPTQVHDLVQARVVCPDPLRAAIIGGGGMTQALAAAAMELGWRVFQSYGMTEAASQIATQPYNPFGSVFDVKSLEVLPHWQVATDEGGHLVLSGSALSPGYARQDKEGEWTWEAIPAEGLRTRDRVRLWMHGTRQYLEFQGRDAGYVKILGELVHLAPLQEQIENLARESGWGALPVLLALPDPRAETQLLLITEAAHPDPAPLLTAFHAASPPWLKITRTVQVKSIPRTPLGKVRQEELRQQVAQLGPPKTQSHSRF
- a CDS encoding ATP-binding protein; this translates as MSSLQAIRDALEQSPDNVSLLLLFGRASMELLHLEDARDAFERVLALDPDHTDAQLGVARVLFMEGDASGAAVRAERVLLQEPDNASAHLLLSRVYLSENDRSKAIEHFDRAAQIDGTMSDPALERELGRTARDARRTSPAPSTPEPPASSGDSLEDGESSQEFYDDPFDEPPYDWRPETFFTPGDPNRFETTFADVGGMDELKEEIRLKIIYPLQYPDLYKAYGRRAGGGILIYGPPGCGKTLVLRAVAGEVPCNYLSVGLHEIFDPYFGSTERNLHQIFETARANAPCVLVFDDLDSLAQDRRNVRESQLRNLVNQFLHEMDGLRENQRVLVIGATNQPWSLDPAFRRPGRFDQAIFVQPPDAAARAQIITLLAKDKPISNLNVDALVEATAGFSGADMGWVFDRAAELALSAAIHTGQPVPITMELLLNVALSHTPSTQSWFEGVRDHAQQVSPDGFFNEVRKFLNAPSSKER
- a CDS encoding RNA-binding domain-containing protein, giving the protein MPHLIAPPLNVEDIIHLRSVEHARLEFKAVCDDTNRDQVVKTISAFANDLQNLNGGYVVIGIEEQDGIAVLPPRGIPEDRLDLLQKEIRGDCKRLLTPEYQPLFYPVMFEGKYLLIIYAPGGDNRPYSTQNRNQKQAYFVRIGSQTAEAQDDIHRQLIEQTARIPFDDRRNLSSRIEDISSILVRRFLADVRSDLASTGQQVDDLLLYDQLRLLAPVNGHKVPKNVALMFFNENPDTFFPGSRIEVVQFGDGAGGDLIEERTFKGPLPLQIKSTLDYLDSLGGRLLQKTSKQAEVERTVAYPYAAMEEALVNAVYHRSYDNEPEPIKVYLYPDRLEIISYPGPVQGISAEHFLSGRTLPPVPARNRRIGELLKELRLCESRGTGIPKIKRKMEENGSPPPAFDFDEPRSFFRVSLPVHPRYQVIHALREVAHLWATGAKDQAIASLARAKASQPGSGALVGQFIEYCVAANDTERALGALDEFEKQKSRTEVQLPYLTLARLLLDRQQIEQARGVLKRLPPSSNYLDLVEAALLRKRSEDYEDAHRLFAQAIALRRDDSKLLHEFAQTKMKLTSRYRSTRNPQGREVRQRLNREAEELLRTALQSSDSNIRSAWCWFDLAKVSEWLQRPVGDIHAAYQKAIELLPSEHRFEKAYRRWKSGS
- a CDS encoding SPW repeat domain-containing protein, whose product is MKPIPTSVHGMLDYPVGLLLLAAPNLFGFADQGGAAVLVPRLIGVIVIVQSLMTRYEAGVIKVLPMKIHLMNDYLAGALLLFSPWLFGFADSPVNVWVPHVAAGLVVLIKKMPGKL
- the menA gene encoding 1,4-dihydroxy-2-naphthoate octaprenyltransferase — its product is MLFDWIAAARPKTLGAAIAPVVVGSVLGWKISGQWSTWLLLCTLGSTIALQVATNWFNDALDFMKGADTKARVGPRRITAAGVMSPGAVMTAAWLMLGVATALSLPLIQDRGMAIVVIGIPSLYFCYGYTGGPMPLAYRGLGELFVILFFGFVAVLGSAFVQSGEWLEGGVVAGFQVGCLSTVLIAINNLRDQAEDRTTGKRTLAVRFGTTFARMEITLLIVLAHLAGLYWWENDFPRAFTVPLAVAPVGLFLILRIWSQPPGPGYNRLLALSGMQLLLFAGLFCWGVSRTNIIPL